The Trichoplusia ni isolate ovarian cell line Hi5 chromosome 10, tn1, whole genome shotgun sequence genome window below encodes:
- the LOC113498350 gene encoding protein DPCD, with translation MKRNCLIEVSDGFDSFQKRIKGPSNIIETNSKMYRNSIWYRSLLDAEKTCLKEDKLKKIHYKFLDDKEMVEEYNVDTQVLLRRAWKVKGKLGGEGKWDVEIGDPIPNATPAVDGPTADIVESKDQPILTRRNTRINLEWRIRNLPYPIETYSVTANNDQRCIIISTTNKKYYKRLQVPELDRLNLPIQQANIQCSHTFNTLIVVYKKPQQLLDMDREWYEELSKVKPVKDVPNDCKAQ, from the exons ATGAAACGAAATTGTTTAATCGAAGTGTCTGATGGTTTTGATAGCTTCCAAAAAAGAATTAAAGGTCCGTCCAATATTATCGAAACTAATTCGAAAATGTACCGAAACAGCATTTGGTATCGCTCGCTTCTTGACGCAGAGAAGACGTGTTTGAAAGAGGATAAACTGAAAAAGATTCACTACAAGTTTTTGGATGATAAAGAAATGGTTGAGGAGTATAATGTAGATACTCAAGTTTTATTGCGTAGAGCTTGGAAGGTGAAAGGGAAACTAGGAGGGGAAGGCAAGTGGGATGTGGAAATTGGAGACCCCATACCTAACGCTACACCTGCTGTGGATGGGCCTACAGCTGACATTGTAGAGAGTAAAGATCAG CCTATACTTACGCGGCGCAACACAAGAATAAACTTGGAGTGGAGGATTAGAAACTTGCCATATCCCATAGAAACATATTCTGTGACTGCAAACAATGATCAAAGATGTATAATAATAAGCACTACCAATAAGAAGTACTATAAGAGATTGCAAGTGCCAGAACTAGACAGATTGAATTTACCAATACAGCAAGCTAATATACAATGTAGTCATACTTTCAATACTCTAATTGTTGTG tacaaaaaacCCCAGCAGTTACTGGACATGGATAGAGAGTGGTATGAAGAGTTGAGTAAAGTGAAGCCTGTTAAAGATGTTCCCAATGATTGTAAAGCACAGtaa
- the LOC113498348 gene encoding nucleolar protein 16: MKIKKQHRKKKYLHKLNRKRMHLKQKSTGEVNCKPIKDAWDFKKSSLRNMKDMGLANDPNKVIKIPNFKQDKVKLAKKIVNQEESDEESEEETIQPAVVKKEVVEILEKEAKAPRPRRFMLPKPQVEFITYLLDKYGHDYKAMEKDRKNYYQETWKQLRAKIKTFMGIPKQYSEYLAARGLLDKEDDDEELKKLAKGLIVDDD; encoded by the exons ATGAAGATAAAGAAGCAACATCGCAAAAAGAAATACCTTCACAAACTTAACCGAAAGAGAATGCATCTCAAACAAAAAAGCACAGGCGAGGTTAATTG taaacCAATAAAAGATGCATGGGATTTCAAAAAATCTTCTCTGCGAAACATGAAGGATATGGGTCTGGCAAATGATCCtaataaagtcataaaaataccCAATTTTAAGCAGGATAAAGTGAAGTTAGCTAAAAAGATAGTTAATCAAGAAGAATCTGATGAAGAAAGTGAAGAAGAAACTATCCAGCCAGCAGTAGTTAAAAAAGAGGTTGTTGAAATATTAGAAAAGGAGGCTAAGGCACCACGGCCCAGGCGATTCAT GTTACCGAAACCCCAAGTTGAATTCATAACATACTTGCTAGACAAATACGGGCATGACTACAAGGCTATGGAAAAGGACAGGAAAAACTACTATCAAGAAACTTGGAAACAATTGAGGgcaaaaataaagacatttatgGGTATTCCAAAGCAGTACAGTGAATACTTAGCAGCCAGAGGGTTATTAGATAAAGAGGATGATGATGAGGAATTAAAGAAATTGGCTAAAGGACTGATCGTAGATGATGATTAA